Proteins encoded by one window of Cyprinus carpio isolate SPL01 chromosome B6, ASM1834038v1, whole genome shotgun sequence:
- the LOC109110360 gene encoding phosphatidylinositol 3,4,5-trisphosphate 5-phosphatase 1-like isoform X2, with the protein MFSQQPWYHGNITRSTAEDLLSKAGKDGSFLLRGSESIQGAYALCVLYQNCVYTYRILPNEDKKLSVQASEGVPIRFFSVLTDLVEAYYKENMGLITHLQYAVQKEEEPEEEPEPVSLPPQLPPRNITSNESKDSHSDSSRGTDRGTELARPSISDTYIQRLQQIDISNLPEDHQKSIQEYFRSSLCLDAEQVQNGNPTLPHFKKLTQSICKNLTSEIARTLPSLEALQKVLDQPLSPGAGRIRNQHSGDANQSVAFKLEQLTKLIYSVEDKTKNAVFESVGYDGGHRKSLIPPVTFEVKCDSLGISNKMYLKVDVEGGKVYFKKSKDGPEDKYFVHNKILQLVKSQKMHNRLALVVETEKEKTQRKEFVFDDTKKREGFCQLLQQMKNKHSGKPEPDMITIFVGTWNMGNANPPQNITSWFQSKGQGKTHDDTASQIPHDIYVIGTQEDPLGEKDWIETVRGALRDITNISFKQIATQTLWSIRIVVLAKPEHENRFSHVFCDSVKTGIANALGNKGAVGVSFMFNRTSFGFVNSHLTSGSEKKLRRNQNFVSILRFLNLGDKKVNPFDITHRFTHLFWLGDLNYRVDLPAQEAENIVMKIKQQQYQDLLARDQLNIEREEEKVFLDYVEEEITFAPTYRFERDTRDRYAYTKAKATGTKYNLPSWCDRVLRKSYPMAHVVCNSYGCTNDIMTSDHSPVFATFDVGVTSQFVSKNDLSKDAQGAIKIMNCVAVLLTKSKTKFFIEYHSSCLEKFVKSPEGENQENTEGSIKVRFSGQVELTPIIADPEYLLDQHILICIKSTDCDESYGEGCVALRSAESSYTEFCIKLTHHGERTGLLTGGIQLPKSDGKQTEKLYDFIKVGDDPGAGKGKSGENTKMSSSVLATDISNPSYMGIGYKSSNQADRSPGNIMSQRTGPTSKDMTHGNLSPKKSTPSPTTKTSNPLSEDGQPPEMFDNPLYGSMSSSRGKTKPQPSSATNTMSSGLQPQNITKKPVVPSRSEGGMTGPNRPPVPMKSRPGQPQEPQPKPRDYRDSSELPSKLRQQTRQGQPKDGHHETQQPQVKMGRPLK; encoded by the exons CTACCAAAACTGTGTGTATACCTACAGAATATTACCAAACGAGGATAAAAAACTATCAGTCCAG GCATCAGAGGGTGTTCCTATTCGGTTCTTCTCTGTGCTGACAGATCTGGTGGAGGCGTATTATAAGGAGAACATGGGTCTGATCACACATCTTCAGTATGCTGTGCAGAAAGAGGAGGAGCCGGAGGAGGAACCAG AGCCAGTTAGTTTGCCGCCTCAGTTGCCCCCGAGGAATATCACAAGTAATGAAAGTAAAGACAGCCATAGTGACTCATCCAGAGGAACCGATAGGGGAACAGAGCTTGCCCGCCCCTCCATCTCAGATACCTACATCCAGCGTTTGCAGCAAATCGACATATCAAA TCTACCAGAGGACCATCAGAAGTCCATCCAGGAGTATTTCCGCTCTTCTTTGTGTCTGGATGCAGAGCAGGTGCAGAATGGCAACCCGACTCTGCCCCACTTTAAAAAGCTCACACAGAGTATCTGCAAAAACCTAACCAG tgaaatTGCCCGCACACTTCCGAGTCTTGAGGCACTGCAGAAAGTTTTGGATCAACCGCTGTCTCCTGGAGCTGGGAGGATAAGGAATCAG CATTCTGGAGATGCAAATCAGTCTGTGGCTTTCAAACTGGAGCAACTGACTAAGCTTATATATTCAGTAGAAGATAAG ACCAAGAATGCTGTGTTTGAATCTGTGGGATATGATGGAGGGCACAGAAAGTCACTTATTCCTCCTGTGACATTCGAA GTCAAATGCGACTCCCTTGGTATTTCAAACAAAATGTACCTCAAAGTAGATGTGGAAGGTGGGAAGGTTTATTTCAAGAAGTCCAAAGATGGACCTGAGGACAAATATTTTGTGCACAATAAAA TCTTGCAGCTGGTGAAGTCACAGAAGATGCACAACAGACTAGCACTGGTGGTAGAGACAGAGAAGGAAAAAACTCAGCGCAAAGAATTTGTCTTTGATGACACAAAG aaaagaGAAGGCTTCTGCCAGCTTCTTCAGCAGATGAAGAACAAGCACTCAGGAAAACCTGAGCCGGATATGATCACCATTTTTGTTGGCACCTGGAACATGG GAAATGCGAATCCACCACAGAACATCACTTCCTGGTTCCAGTCAAAGGGTCAGGGAAAAACCCACGATGACACAGCCAGTCAAATCCCACATGATATCTATGTGATTGGGACCCAGGAGGACCCGCTGGGAGAGAAGGACTGGATAGAGACAGTTAGGGGAGCCCTCAGAGATATAACCAACATTAGCTTCAAACAA ATAGCTACTCAGACACTGTGGAGTATAAGAATTGTGGTTCTAGCCAAGCCCGAACACGAGAACCGCTTCTCCCACGTCTTCTGTGACAGTGTTAAGACTGGCATAGCTAATGCTCTGG ggaATAAAGGAGCAGTGGGGGTGTCTTTCATGTTTAATAGAACCTCCTTTGGATTTGTCAACAGTCACCTGACCTCAGGAAGCGAAAAGAAGCTGAG ACGAAACCAGAACTTTGTTAGCATTCTGCGTTTCCTGAATCTGGGAGATAAGAAAGTTAATCCTTTTGACATCACACATCGCTTCACACACCTCTTCTGGCTGGGGGATCTGAATTATAGGGTTGACTTACCAGCACAG GAAGCTGAGAACATTGTAATGAAGATCAAACAGCAGCAGTATCAGGACCTCCTGGCCAGAGATCAGCTGAACATAGAGAGGGAAGAGGAGAAGGTCTTCTTAGACTACG tggagGAGGAGATAACATTTGCCCCTACTTATCGTTTTGAGAGAGACACACGGGATAGATATGCCTACACTAAAGCTAAAGCCACAGGG ACAAAATACAACTTGCCTTCGTGGTGTGATCGTGTGCTTCGCAAGTCCTACCCTATGGCACATGTGGTTTGCAACTCATATG GATGCACTAATGACATCATGACAAGTGACCATTCCCCTGTATTTGCCACATTTGATGTTGGTGTGACTTCTCAGTTTGTCTCAAAAAATG ATCTCTCAAAGGATGCTCAGGGTGCTATAAAAATCATGAACTGCGTGGCTGTTCTTTTGACTAAATCAAAGACCAAGTTCTTCATTGAGTATCACTCAAGCTGCTTGGAGA AATTTGTAAAGAGTCCTGAGGGAGAAAACCAAGAGAACACAGAGGGCTCGATAAAAGTACGATTTAGCGGACAAGTTGAG CTCACGCCCATCATTGCAGACCCAGAATACCTCCTTGATCAGCACATTCTCATCTGCATTAAATCTACAGACTGTGATGAGTCATATG GTGAGGGTTGTGTGGCTCTGCGTTCTGCTGAAAGTTCTTACACTGAGTTCTGTATCAAACTCACACATCACGGTGAGCGCACAGGTCTGCTAACAGGTGGCATTCAACTTCCCAAATCTGATGGAAAACAGACAGAGAAGCTGTATG ATTTCATCAAAGTCGGAGATGACCCAGGAGCTGGTAAAGGCAAATCAGGAGAGaataccaaaat GTCTTCTTCAGTCCTCGCCACTGATATTAGTAACCCCAGTTATATGGGCATAGGCTACAAGAGCAGTAATCAGGCAGACAGGAGCCCCGGCAACATTATGTCCCAAAGAACAGGGCCAACCTCAAAAGACATGACGCATGGCAATCTCTCCCCAAAAAAGAGTACACCCAGCCCAACTACAAAGACATCAAACCCTTT ATCTGAGGATGGGCAGCCTCCAGAGATGTTTGACAATCCCCTTTATGGCTCAATGAGTTCATCACGAGGAA AAACCAAACCCCAGCCATCATCAGCCACAAACACCATGAGCAGTGGTCTGCAACCCCAGAACATCACCAAGAAGCCAGTGGTGCCATCTCGCTCTGAAGGGGGTATGACTGGGCCTAATAGACCTCCGGTGCCTATGAAGTCTCGCCCTGGTCAGCCACAAGAGCCTCAGCCAAAGCCCAGAGACTACAGAGACAGCTCTGAGCTTCCATCCAAGTTACGGCAACAAACCAGACAAGGCCAACCCAAAGATG GGCATCATGAGACACAACAGCCACAAGTGAAGATGGGTCGGCCATTAAAATGA
- the LOC109110360 gene encoding phosphatidylinositol 3,4,5-trisphosphate 5-phosphatase 1-like isoform X1: MFSQQPWYHGNITRSTAEDLLSKAGKDGSFLLRGSESIQGAYALCVLYQNCVYTYRILPNEDKKLSVQASEGVPIRFFSVLTDLVEAYYKENMGLITHLQYAVQKEEEPEEEPEPVSLPPQLPPRNITSNESKDSHSDSSRGTDRGTELARPSISDTYIQRLQQIDISNLPEDHQKSIQEYFRSSLCLDAEQVQNGNPTLPHFKKLTQSICKNLTSEIARTLPSLEALQKVLDQPLSPGAGRIRNQHSGDANQSVAFKLEQLTKLIYSVEDKTKNAVFESVGYDGGHRKSLIPPVTFEVKCDSLGISNKMYLKVDVEGGKVYFKKSKDGPEDKYFVHNKILQLVKSQKMHNRLALVVETEKEKTQRKEFVFDDTKKREGFCQLLQQMKNKHSGKPEPDMITIFVGTWNMGNANPPQNITSWFQSKGQGKTHDDTASQIPHDIYVIGTQEDPLGEKDWIETVRGALRDITNISFKQIATQTLWSIRIVVLAKPEHENRFSHVFCDSVKTGIANALGNKGAVGVSFMFNRTSFGFVNSHLTSGSEKKLRRNQNFVSILRFLNLGDKKVNPFDITHRFTHLFWLGDLNYRVDLPAQEAENIVMKIKQQQYQDLLARDQLNIEREEEKVFLDYVEEEITFAPTYRFERDTRDRYAYTKAKATGTKYNLPSWCDRVLRKSYPMAHVVCNSYGCTNDIMTSDHSPVFATFDVGVTSQFVSKNDLSKDAQGAIKIMNCVAVLLTKSKTKFFIEYHSSCLEKFVKSPEGENQENTEGSIKVRFSGQVELTPIIADPEYLLDQHILICIKSTDCDESYGEGCVALRSAESSYTEFCIKLTHHGERTGLLTGGIQLPKSDGKQTEKLYDFIKVGDDPGAGKGKSGENTKMSSSVLATDISNPSYMGIGYKSSNQADRSPGNIMSQRTGPTSKDMTHGNLSPKKSTPSPTTKTSNPLSEDGQPPEMFDNPLYGSMSSSRGSKDHLPPPDAHFSFPKTDLDADRQHPVPTPRFRSFTCSETKPQPSSATNTMSSGLQPQNITKKPVVPSRSEGGMTGPNRPPVPMKSRPGQPQEPQPKPRDYRDSSELPSKLRQQTRQGQPKDGHHETQQPQVKMGRPLK; the protein is encoded by the exons CTACCAAAACTGTGTGTATACCTACAGAATATTACCAAACGAGGATAAAAAACTATCAGTCCAG GCATCAGAGGGTGTTCCTATTCGGTTCTTCTCTGTGCTGACAGATCTGGTGGAGGCGTATTATAAGGAGAACATGGGTCTGATCACACATCTTCAGTATGCTGTGCAGAAAGAGGAGGAGCCGGAGGAGGAACCAG AGCCAGTTAGTTTGCCGCCTCAGTTGCCCCCGAGGAATATCACAAGTAATGAAAGTAAAGACAGCCATAGTGACTCATCCAGAGGAACCGATAGGGGAACAGAGCTTGCCCGCCCCTCCATCTCAGATACCTACATCCAGCGTTTGCAGCAAATCGACATATCAAA TCTACCAGAGGACCATCAGAAGTCCATCCAGGAGTATTTCCGCTCTTCTTTGTGTCTGGATGCAGAGCAGGTGCAGAATGGCAACCCGACTCTGCCCCACTTTAAAAAGCTCACACAGAGTATCTGCAAAAACCTAACCAG tgaaatTGCCCGCACACTTCCGAGTCTTGAGGCACTGCAGAAAGTTTTGGATCAACCGCTGTCTCCTGGAGCTGGGAGGATAAGGAATCAG CATTCTGGAGATGCAAATCAGTCTGTGGCTTTCAAACTGGAGCAACTGACTAAGCTTATATATTCAGTAGAAGATAAG ACCAAGAATGCTGTGTTTGAATCTGTGGGATATGATGGAGGGCACAGAAAGTCACTTATTCCTCCTGTGACATTCGAA GTCAAATGCGACTCCCTTGGTATTTCAAACAAAATGTACCTCAAAGTAGATGTGGAAGGTGGGAAGGTTTATTTCAAGAAGTCCAAAGATGGACCTGAGGACAAATATTTTGTGCACAATAAAA TCTTGCAGCTGGTGAAGTCACAGAAGATGCACAACAGACTAGCACTGGTGGTAGAGACAGAGAAGGAAAAAACTCAGCGCAAAGAATTTGTCTTTGATGACACAAAG aaaagaGAAGGCTTCTGCCAGCTTCTTCAGCAGATGAAGAACAAGCACTCAGGAAAACCTGAGCCGGATATGATCACCATTTTTGTTGGCACCTGGAACATGG GAAATGCGAATCCACCACAGAACATCACTTCCTGGTTCCAGTCAAAGGGTCAGGGAAAAACCCACGATGACACAGCCAGTCAAATCCCACATGATATCTATGTGATTGGGACCCAGGAGGACCCGCTGGGAGAGAAGGACTGGATAGAGACAGTTAGGGGAGCCCTCAGAGATATAACCAACATTAGCTTCAAACAA ATAGCTACTCAGACACTGTGGAGTATAAGAATTGTGGTTCTAGCCAAGCCCGAACACGAGAACCGCTTCTCCCACGTCTTCTGTGACAGTGTTAAGACTGGCATAGCTAATGCTCTGG ggaATAAAGGAGCAGTGGGGGTGTCTTTCATGTTTAATAGAACCTCCTTTGGATTTGTCAACAGTCACCTGACCTCAGGAAGCGAAAAGAAGCTGAG ACGAAACCAGAACTTTGTTAGCATTCTGCGTTTCCTGAATCTGGGAGATAAGAAAGTTAATCCTTTTGACATCACACATCGCTTCACACACCTCTTCTGGCTGGGGGATCTGAATTATAGGGTTGACTTACCAGCACAG GAAGCTGAGAACATTGTAATGAAGATCAAACAGCAGCAGTATCAGGACCTCCTGGCCAGAGATCAGCTGAACATAGAGAGGGAAGAGGAGAAGGTCTTCTTAGACTACG tggagGAGGAGATAACATTTGCCCCTACTTATCGTTTTGAGAGAGACACACGGGATAGATATGCCTACACTAAAGCTAAAGCCACAGGG ACAAAATACAACTTGCCTTCGTGGTGTGATCGTGTGCTTCGCAAGTCCTACCCTATGGCACATGTGGTTTGCAACTCATATG GATGCACTAATGACATCATGACAAGTGACCATTCCCCTGTATTTGCCACATTTGATGTTGGTGTGACTTCTCAGTTTGTCTCAAAAAATG ATCTCTCAAAGGATGCTCAGGGTGCTATAAAAATCATGAACTGCGTGGCTGTTCTTTTGACTAAATCAAAGACCAAGTTCTTCATTGAGTATCACTCAAGCTGCTTGGAGA AATTTGTAAAGAGTCCTGAGGGAGAAAACCAAGAGAACACAGAGGGCTCGATAAAAGTACGATTTAGCGGACAAGTTGAG CTCACGCCCATCATTGCAGACCCAGAATACCTCCTTGATCAGCACATTCTCATCTGCATTAAATCTACAGACTGTGATGAGTCATATG GTGAGGGTTGTGTGGCTCTGCGTTCTGCTGAAAGTTCTTACACTGAGTTCTGTATCAAACTCACACATCACGGTGAGCGCACAGGTCTGCTAACAGGTGGCATTCAACTTCCCAAATCTGATGGAAAACAGACAGAGAAGCTGTATG ATTTCATCAAAGTCGGAGATGACCCAGGAGCTGGTAAAGGCAAATCAGGAGAGaataccaaaat GTCTTCTTCAGTCCTCGCCACTGATATTAGTAACCCCAGTTATATGGGCATAGGCTACAAGAGCAGTAATCAGGCAGACAGGAGCCCCGGCAACATTATGTCCCAAAGAACAGGGCCAACCTCAAAAGACATGACGCATGGCAATCTCTCCCCAAAAAAGAGTACACCCAGCCCAACTACAAAGACATCAAACCCTTT ATCTGAGGATGGGCAGCCTCCAGAGATGTTTGACAATCCCCTTTATGGCTCAATGAGTTCATCACGAGGAAGTAAGGACCATCTCCCTCCTCCAGATGCTCACTTCTCCTTTCCCAAAACAGACCTGGATGCTGACCGTCAGCACCCTGTTCCAACCCCTCGCTTCCGCTCTTTCACCTGTTCAGAAACCAAACCCCAGCCATCATCAGCCACAAACACCATGAGCAGTGGTCTGCAACCCCAGAACATCACCAAGAAGCCAGTGGTGCCATCTCGCTCTGAAGGGGGTATGACTGGGCCTAATAGACCTCCGGTGCCTATGAAGTCTCGCCCTGGTCAGCCACAAGAGCCTCAGCCAAAGCCCAGAGACTACAGAGACAGCTCTGAGCTTCCATCCAAGTTACGGCAACAAACCAGACAAGGCCAACCCAAAGATG GGCATCATGAGACACAACAGCCACAAGTGAAGATGGGTCGGCCATTAAAATGA
- the LOC109110367 gene encoding U6 snRNA-associated Sm-like protein LSm2, with protein MLFYSFFKSLVGKDVVVELKNDLSICGTLHSVDQYLNIKLTDISVTDPEKYPHMLSVKNCFIRGSVVRYVQLPADEVDTQLLQDAARKEAMQQKQ; from the exons ATG CTTTTCTACTCGTTCTTTAAGTCCTTGGTTGGCAAAGATGTTGTGGTGGAGCTTAAGAATGACTTGAG CATTTGTGGAACATTACACTCGGTTGATCAG TATCTGAACATCAAACTGACCGATATCAGTGTCACTGATCCAGAGAAATATCCACACATG ttgtctgtgAAGAACTGCTTTATCCGTGGATCTGTAGTGCGATATGTTCAGCTTCCTGCGGATGAAGTGGACACACAGCTGCTGCAGGATGCTGCGCGCAAAGAAGCTATGCAACAGAAAcaataa